The Salinirubellus salinus genome segment TCGGAGTCGCCCGCCGAGCGCTCGAGCGCAGTCAGGTTGGACAGCCGTTCACGCTCCACGGATAAAGACACGAGGGTCCCGTCAAGAGATACTACGGCGGGTCGCGGCCGGGAGTTGTACGTGCTCGCCATCTCGTAGCCGTACGCACCGGCGTTGCCGATGGCAAGCAGGTCGCCGCGTGTCGGGTCCGGGAGCGTCCGGTCGCGTCCGAGCACGTCCGCCGTCTCACAGACCGGCCCCGATAGCTCGCAGGAGACGGGGTCCTTCCGAGGCAGGTCGGGTTCCAGCGACCGCACCGCGTGGTACGCGTCGTACATCGCCGGGCGGAGCAGGGTGGTCATCCCGGCGTCGATGCCGACGACGGTCGTCTCGGGCGTCGGCTTCACCGTATTCACCGTCGTGAGCAGGACACCCGCGTCGGCGACGAAGTAGCGTCCCGGTTCGATGGCGAGGCGGGCGTCCGTCTCGCCGATGGCCTCCCGGGTGGCCGCCGCGACCCGAGTGAGGTCCAGCGGTTCCTCTGACTCGCGGTACGGGACACCGAACCCGCCACCGACGGCGACGAACTCGGGGTCGAGGTCGGCTATCTCGCGGGTCAACTCCCCCATCCGGGCGACCAGTTCCCGGTGCGCGGAGAGGTCCTCGCCGGAGATACCGGACCCGGCGTGCGCGTGGACCCCGACGAGGTCGAACCCCCGGTCGGCGGCCTTCCGGCAGAGGTCCGCGGCGCGGTCGTACGGTACCCCGAACTTCGGTTCCGCCCCGGTCGACACCTTCGCGTGGTGGCCCGCGCCGACGCCCGGGTTCACCCGGACACAGAGTGGCCCGTCGAACCCCCGCTCGGCCACCCGGTCCAGCGTGTCGCGCGCGCCGACCGTGATGGTCAGCTCGTCCACGCCGTCGAGCGCGCAGACGTGGTCGAGGTCCACGTCGGGCGGGTTCACGGCGGTGTACCGGATTCGCTCCGGCGGGAACCCCGCGTCCAGCGAGCGCTGGACCTCGCCCGCCGAGGCACACTCGGCGGCGATACCGGCGCGCTCGAGCGCCGAGAGCACCGCGTGGGTGGTGTTCGCCTTCACCGCGTACGCGATGTCGGCGTCGGGGAACGCCTCGCGGAGCCGGACGGCGTTCTCGCGGACCCGTCCTACGTCCTGCACGTACAGCGGGGTGCCGTACTCGTCCGCTATGTCGCGGAGCGGCTCGGGTTCCCAGTCGGACAGTCGCCGGACGGCGGGGTTCTCGTCGGCCATCTGGACTCAGTTCGAGCGCAGCGCGTCCTCGCGCTCGGTGGCTTCGAGCGTCGTCTCCTCGATGTCCGTGGCGACGACGGCGGGCTTATACGCGCCCCCCTCGAACAGCTCGTGGTCGCTGACGCTCGACTCCACGTAGCGGACGAACGCGCGGCGCTCGGGCGGCAGGTGGCCGTAGACGACCTCCTCCTCCACGAGGTCGTACACCGGGATCCGCGGGGTGAGCAGCGTGTTCTCGCCGACGACCGAGTTCTCGCCGACGACGAACCCCGAGGTGACGCGACAGCCGGCGCCGAGCGAGACGCCGTCCTCGACGACGACGGGCGCGCCCTCGACCGGCTCCAGGACGCCACCGATGAGCGTGTTCGCGCCGAGCTTCACGTCCTCACCGATCTGTGCACAGGAGCCGACGGTGTCACACGAGTCGACGAGCGTGCCGTCGCCGACGTAGGCACCGACGTTGACGAACGCGGGCGACATCATGATGGCGTCGCCGCCGACGTACGCGCCCCGGCGGATGACCGTGCCGTCGGGCGTGTTGCGACTGCCGCGCCCGGGCAGGTCGCTCGTGTCGCGAAGCGGCAGGACGTCGTGGTAGTCGACGCCGCCGTAGGTGTGCGTCTCGATGTCGCGCAGGCCGAAGTTGAGCAGGATGCCCTGCTTGACCCACGCGTTGGCCTCCCACGACCCGTCGCGCTTCTCGGCCGCCCGGACCTCGCCGGCCTCGAGCGCGGTCAGGAACGCCTCCAGCGTGTCGTAGTCGTCGGCCGTCGCGTCGGCCGCCGTCAGCCCGTCGTCGTAGCGGTTCCACAGGTCCTCGATGTCGGATTGCAGTGTCATTGTCTCAGATCAGGTCCTCGAACGCGTACAGTCCCGCCTCCCGCCCGGCCAGCCACTCGGCGGCGTCGAGCGCCCCCGCGGCGAAGACGCCACGCGACTCGGCCCGGTGGGTCAGCGTCAGTACCTCCTCGTTGCCCGCGAGCAGCACCTCGTGTTCGCCCTTGATGCCGCCGGCCCGGCGGACGTGGACGCCCACCTCGCCGTCCTCGCGTGGGTCGACCCCCTCGCGGCCGTACTTCCGGTCCAGTTCGTCGCCACGGGCGTCGTCTATCCCGTCGAGGATGGAGAGCGCGGTGCCACTCGGCGCGTCGCGCTTGCCGTTGTGGTGGGTCTCGGTCACCTCCACGTCGTAGCCCGGCAGGGCGGCGACGGCCTCGCGGACCGCACCGAGCAGGGCCTGGATGCCGCGGGCGAAGTTCGACGCCCGGAGGACCGGCACCTGCTCGGCCGCCTCCTCGATGGACGCCTCGCCGGCCCCGTCGTAGCCCGTCGTGCCGATGACGACTGGGACGCCGGCGTCGGCGGCCGTCTCGACGTAGCCGAGACTCGCCTCCGGGAGGGTGAAGTCCACGAGCACGTCGCCCGGTTCGAGGTGGTCCGCGAGGTCCGCACCGGAGATGGCGTCGTCGTCGCTCTCGCTCACCGCCAGCACGTCGTGTCCGCGCTCCTCGCACGCCGCGAGCAGTTCCTCGCCCATCCGGCCGGTGGCGCCGGTGACGACCACGCGGTCCGGTCCGAGTTCGGCCCCGGGCATCTCAGGCTTCGGCCTCGGGCGCCTCGAGGTCCGCGAGGACGCCACGCAGGTACGCGAGGTCCTCCTCGCCGAGTCGGTTCAGCGGCGAGCGCATCCGGCCGTTGTGGTAAGCGCGGATCTCGCAGGCCTCCTTGACCGGGATGGGGTTGGTCCTGACGAACAGCGCGCGGAACAGCTCACCCAGTTCGTAGTGGAGTTCGCGAGCGCGGTCCATCTCGTCGTTCAGCAGGGCGTTCACCATCACGCTGGTGCGCGAGGGCTCGACGTTGGCCGCGACGGAGATGGTGCCGACGCCGCCCGTCGCCATCACTGGCAGGGTCATCGCGTCGTCACCGGAGAGGACGCCGAAGTTCTCGTGGCGGGTCCGCTCGATGACCTCGCAGATGCGGTTCATGTCGCCCGAGGCGGCCTTGTAGCCGACCACGTTCTCGTGGCTGGCGAGGTTCACGGCCGTCTCGACGGCGATGTTGCGCCCGGTCCGGCCGGGGACGTTGTAGATGATCTGTGGGAGGTCGACGGCGTCCGCGATGGCGCGGAAGTGGGCCTCCATCCCCTCGGGTTCGGGGATGTTGTAGTACGGCGAGATGAGGAGCAGGCCGTCGGCGCCGGCGTCGGCCGCCCGCTGGGCGAGGTCGAGCGCCTCGCGGGTGTTGTTCGACCCCGCGCCCGCCACGACGGGGGCGTCGTAGTCCGAGAGCGCGTCGACCGTGGCCTCGATGACCTCGACGTGCTCGTCGTGGGTCATCGTCGCGCTCTCGCCGGTGGTGCCGACGGGGACGACCCCGTCGACGCCCCCCTCGACCAGTCGTCGGGCGTTCTCGCGGAGTGTCTCGAAGTCGATGCTCAGGTGTTCGTCGTCGTGGAACGGCGTGGTCATCGCCGGGTAGGTTCCACGGAATACGTCGTGTGTCATTGTCGGGTGTGGGTGTGGTGTGGTGTTGGGCCGTGTGTTGGTGTCCGTATCTGCCGCTACTCGGGTGGTCCAGTGGTAGCCCGTGACGGGTGCGCTACGCCCGCCGCGAACCGGTGGCTACCGTTTCGGTTTGGGTTTCGAGAAGGCGCGACCACACCCGTCGCTGCCGACGGCTGCCGACGAGCGACGGGGTGTGGCGTCCCGCATACCCGACCCGTCGAACCTGCAGGATTTATTCGTTTCGTCATCGACGCGGGCGGGTTCGCCCGCGCCGAGACCCCCCTCGACCCGCCGACGGCGTGGCCGGAAGCGAACGCTACATACCTCCGTCGGCCGAAAGAGCGGTATGGCAACTGCTGACGCCGGCCCCGGCGCGTTCGCGAGGGCGTATCCGCGGGCAGTCGTCGCGCTCCTGACCGTCGTCGGCTACACGCTCGTCATCGGGACGCTCTACGTCGGCCTCCCCATCTACCCCACCATCTCGCTGGGGACGGTGAACCTGCTGGCCGACGCCATCGCCGTCGTGAACACCGTCACCGTCGGCTGCCTGCTCGCAGGCTACTACTACATCCGCCAGGGCGACGTGCGGCGCCACCGGGCGTTCATGCTGACCGCGTTCGGGCTCATCCTCGTCTTCCTCGTCATGTACCTGCTGAAGACGGGCGGTGGCGGCCGCAAGGAGTTCGTCGGCCCGGAGACGGCGGCGCTGTTCTACTTCGTGATGCTCGCCATCCACATCGTGCTCTCGGCGCTCTCCGTGCCGCTCGTGCTCTACAACGTGGTCGTGGGGGTGACCCAC includes the following:
- the lysA gene encoding diaminopimelate decarboxylase; the encoded protein is MADENPAVRRLSDWEPEPLRDIADEYGTPLYVQDVGRVRENAVRLREAFPDADIAYAVKANTTHAVLSALERAGIAAECASAGEVQRSLDAGFPPERIRYTAVNPPDVDLDHVCALDGVDELTITVGARDTLDRVAERGFDGPLCVRVNPGVGAGHHAKVSTGAEPKFGVPYDRAADLCRKAADRGFDLVGVHAHAGSGISGEDLSAHRELVARMGELTREIADLDPEFVAVGGGFGVPYRESEEPLDLTRVAAATREAIGETDARLAIEPGRYFVADAGVLLTTVNTVKPTPETTVVGIDAGMTTLLRPAMYDAYHAVRSLEPDLPRKDPVSCELSGPVCETADVLGRDRTLPDPTRGDLLAIGNAGAYGYEMASTYNSRPRPAVVSLDGTLVSLSVERERLSNLTALERSAGDSDGSAVDGERDADGGTNQW
- the dapB gene encoding 4-hydroxy-tetrahydrodipicolinate reductase, giving the protein MPGAELGPDRVVVTGATGRMGEELLAACEERGHDVLAVSESDDDAISGADLADHLEPGDVLVDFTLPEASLGYVETAADAGVPVVIGTTGYDGAGEASIEEAAEQVPVLRASNFARGIQALLGAVREAVAALPGYDVEVTETHHNGKRDAPSGTALSILDGIDDARGDELDRKYGREGVDPREDGEVGVHVRRAGGIKGEHEVLLAGNEEVLTLTHRAESRGVFAAGALDAAEWLAGREAGLYAFEDLI
- the dapA gene encoding 4-hydroxy-tetrahydrodipicolinate synthase, which encodes MTHDVFRGTYPAMTTPFHDDEHLSIDFETLRENARRLVEGGVDGVVPVGTTGESATMTHDEHVEVIEATVDALSDYDAPVVAGAGSNNTREALDLAQRAADAGADGLLLISPYYNIPEPEGMEAHFRAIADAVDLPQIIYNVPGRTGRNIAVETAVNLASHENVVGYKAASGDMNRICEVIERTRHENFGVLSGDDAMTLPVMATGGVGTISVAANVEPSRTSVMVNALLNDEMDRARELHYELGELFRALFVRTNPIPVKEACEIRAYHNGRMRSPLNRLGEEDLAYLRGVLADLEAPEAEA
- a CDS encoding DUF420 domain-containing protein; this translates as MATADAGPGAFARAYPRAVVALLTVVGYTLVIGTLYVGLPIYPTISLGTVNLLADAIAVVNTVTVGCLLAGYYYIRQGDVRRHRAFMLTAFGLILVFLVMYLLKTGGGGRKEFVGPETAALFYFVMLAIHIVLSALSVPLVLYNVVVGVTHSTEEIRQTAHAKVGRVSVAVWSVSLTLGVLAYLLLNHVYTYEFVRVTGF
- a CDS encoding 2,3,4,5-tetrahydropyridine-2,6-dicarboxylate N-succinyltransferase — translated: MTLQSDIEDLWNRYDDGLTAADATADDYDTLEAFLTALEAGEVRAAEKRDGSWEANAWVKQGILLNFGLRDIETHTYGGVDYHDVLPLRDTSDLPGRGSRNTPDGTVIRRGAYVGGDAIMMSPAFVNVGAYVGDGTLVDSCDTVGSCAQIGEDVKLGANTLIGGVLEPVEGAPVVVEDGVSLGAGCRVTSGFVVGENSVVGENTLLTPRIPVYDLVEEEVVYGHLPPERRAFVRYVESSVSDHELFEGGAYKPAVVATDIEETTLEATEREDALRSN